Proteins encoded together in one uncultured Sphaerochaeta sp. window:
- a CDS encoding sugar ABC transporter permease, translating into MDTFQKTKLQSILDRREVQKWMVIVTFTLTPLALLIIFTYLPFAKMIEFSFFKMKYLGPRNFVGFKNYQDVFTRTDTRAAILNSFYYMGAGVIQLSLALYFATVLSFKVRCGNFFKATLFFPFLVCGIAMGFIFRYFYTRGLVLDSVLALVGFDKELLPFWLGERSINNYSIAATSIWRYMGQSMVLFIGAIQSISPEFYEAAEIDGATRMQQFRYIIFPMLKPIITLNIMLMIKGSFSAFEGPYVITNGMNGTATFVVLMHQLAHEAGKVGLASAMAIVLLLIIIIGTILQKFLYNLLFSEKSGGIL; encoded by the coding sequence ATGGATACATTTCAGAAGACAAAACTCCAATCAATCCTGGACAGGAGAGAGGTACAGAAGTGGATGGTCATTGTCACCTTCACCCTCACTCCTCTGGCTCTTCTCATCATCTTCACCTACCTTCCTTTCGCAAAAATGATTGAGTTCAGTTTTTTCAAGATGAAGTATCTTGGCCCACGGAATTTCGTTGGTTTCAAGAACTACCAGGACGTCTTTACACGAACAGATACAAGGGCAGCCATTCTCAACAGTTTCTACTACATGGGGGCTGGAGTCATCCAACTCTCCCTTGCCTTGTACTTCGCGACAGTCCTTAGCTTCAAGGTACGCTGCGGGAACTTCTTCAAGGCTACGCTCTTCTTCCCCTTCCTTGTATGCGGCATCGCAATGGGATTCATCTTCCGCTACTTTTACACACGAGGCCTGGTCCTCGATTCCGTCTTGGCCCTTGTTGGCTTTGACAAGGAACTCCTGCCATTCTGGCTTGGGGAGCGTTCAATAAACAACTACAGCATTGCAGCAACCTCAATCTGGCGCTATATGGGCCAGAGCATGGTGTTGTTCATTGGGGCGATACAGTCCATCAGCCCGGAGTTCTATGAGGCAGCAGAAATTGACGGGGCAACAAGGATGCAGCAATTCCGCTATATCATCTTCCCCATGCTGAAACCCATCATAACATTGAACATCATGCTAATGATCAAGGGATCGTTTAGCGCCTTTGAGGGCCCCTATGTCATCACAAACGGCATGAACGGAACAGCCACATTCGTGGTGCTCATGCATCAGCTTGCACACGAAGCTGGCAAGGTTGGGCTTGCCTCTGCAATGGCAATCGTATTGCTCCTGATCATCATCATAGGGACAATTCTCCAAAAGTTTCTCTACAATCTTCTCTTCTCTGAAAAATCGGGAGGAATCCTATGA
- a CDS encoding carbohydrate ABC transporter permease, producing MRPKTQYVLRFCTYLSLTLGAFVSLLPLVTVLFASFKTPKEFGFSGALALPQSWMYLGNYITAWTKAKMMLAFWNTSLILIFTLAGSIITGTMIAYILSRFSFKGRNFLKGAFLVANLIPGVTMQVSTYRIMTSLGLVNSIPGIVMLYTGTDIIAIYIFLQFFESIPHSLDEAAYIDGASYFTIFFKILFPLVKPATVTVLILKGVAVYKEYYLANLYLQSKTRYVTVSTSLYTFTGEYGNQYNYICAGVMITIIPVLIAFIFLQRYIYNGIARGAVKE from the coding sequence ATGAGACCCAAGACACAGTATGTGCTTCGTTTCTGCACCTATCTCTCGCTTACACTCGGGGCATTCGTATCCCTTCTCCCACTGGTTACAGTACTCTTTGCTTCATTCAAGACACCAAAGGAATTTGGGTTTTCCGGTGCACTGGCACTTCCTCAGAGCTGGATGTATTTAGGAAACTATATTACTGCCTGGACAAAAGCAAAGATGATGCTTGCATTCTGGAATACCTCCCTGATCCTAATCTTCACGTTGGCCGGATCTATCATCACAGGGACGATGATAGCCTACATCCTTAGCCGTTTTTCCTTCAAGGGAAGGAATTTTCTCAAGGGAGCATTCCTGGTGGCCAACCTTATTCCAGGGGTGACCATGCAGGTCAGCACCTACAGGATCATGACCTCACTCGGGTTGGTAAACTCAATTCCAGGCATTGTTATGCTCTACACCGGAACGGATATCATCGCAATTTACATATTTCTCCAGTTCTTCGAGAGCATACCCCACTCTCTCGACGAGGCAGCCTACATCGATGGAGCTTCATATTTCACCATTTTCTTCAAGATACTCTTTCCTCTGGTAAAACCTGCCACCGTCACCGTCCTTATCCTCAAAGGAGTGGCAGTCTACAAGGAGTACTATCTTGCGAACCTCTATTTGCAATCAAAAACACGATACGTTACGGTTTCCACATCTCTTTATACCTTTACCGGTGAATACGGAAACCAGTATAACTATATTTGTGCAGGAGTCATGATAACGATCATTCCCGTACTGATTGCGTTCATTTTCCTGCAACGGTACATCTACAACGGCATTGCCAGAGGAGCAGTTAAAGAATGA
- a CDS encoding AGE family epimerase/isomerase, whose product MKETLGIQAKRHLTQVIIPFWLRLKDEEYGGFYGNVGFDLTCYKKATKGVVQTCRILYFFSEASLLLHDEACRNAADHAYQFLLSHAFDATYGGLYWSLSHDGEREDTVKSSFCFAHGILALTSYYRLTGKMEALERAIQLRQMIDQHFTDTVGYHEVLRQDFSIMGAGDGRFSKGSYGGTKTMNTLLHLLEAYQNLYLVQEDASLLEKIDEISSLFINTVYDNEEKTLTIYFDDAMKRASSYRSYGHEIEASWMLSNLASRIPLCRYAKELVDLSDILAEEVLDRAFRDNSVMDETHNREARAKRVHWVQAEAILGFISAYQRKSEQTKYLEAATSVWDFVMQHLVDKREHSEWLYMVDSQGNITDQRALVWSWKGPYNNGRMCMELIKRCTL is encoded by the coding sequence ATGAAAGAAACCCTTGGAATCCAAGCAAAGCGTCATCTCACCCAGGTCATCATTCCATTCTGGCTCAGACTGAAGGATGAGGAGTACGGCGGTTTCTACGGGAACGTAGGCTTTGACCTGACCTGCTACAAGAAGGCAACGAAGGGTGTGGTACAAACATGCAGGATCCTCTACTTCTTCAGTGAGGCTTCCCTTCTTCTGCATGATGAGGCTTGCCGCAATGCGGCTGACCATGCCTATCAATTTCTGCTCAGCCATGCGTTCGATGCAACCTATGGGGGACTCTACTGGTCCCTCTCCCATGACGGGGAGAGGGAAGATACGGTGAAGAGCAGTTTCTGTTTCGCCCATGGGATCCTCGCGCTCACCTCCTACTACCGACTCACAGGGAAAATGGAAGCTCTTGAGAGGGCAATACAGCTAAGGCAGATGATCGACCAACATTTCACGGATACCGTTGGCTACCATGAGGTACTTCGTCAGGACTTCTCTATAATGGGAGCAGGAGACGGCCGATTCTCAAAGGGCTCCTATGGTGGTACCAAGACCATGAATACCTTGTTGCATCTCCTTGAGGCATATCAAAATCTCTATCTTGTGCAGGAAGATGCATCACTTTTGGAAAAGATTGACGAGATCAGCTCACTCTTCATCAACACAGTATATGACAATGAGGAGAAAACGTTGACGATATACTTCGATGATGCCATGAAACGCGCCAGTTCCTATCGTTCATATGGACATGAAATTGAGGCAAGCTGGATGCTCAGCAATCTGGCCAGCAGAATCCCCCTGTGCAGGTATGCAAAGGAATTGGTTGATCTCAGTGACATCCTTGCCGAGGAGGTGCTAGATAGAGCATTCCGGGACAACTCAGTAATGGATGAAACCCATAACAGGGAAGCAAGGGCAAAAAGGGTACATTGGGTGCAGGCTGAGGCAATCCTCGGGTTCATCTCGGCATATCAACGAAAATCGGAACAGACGAAGTACCTGGAAGCTGCAACCTCTGTCTGGGATTTTGTCATGCAGCACCTCGTTGATAAGCGAGAACACAGTGAATGGTTGTACATGGTTGACTCACAAGGGAACATCACTGACCAAAGAGCACTGGTATGGTCCTGGAAGGGGCCCTACAACAATGGCCGTATGTGCATGGAACTGATCAAAAGGTGTACACTATAA
- a CDS encoding PHP-associated domain-containing protein, protein MEQFRYETHLHTNEASACALSCGADYVPLYQKAGYQGLIVTDHFFNGNTSIPSSWSWQRRVEAFCKGYEHAKLLGDQLDFSVFFGWETSFGNDEYLIYGLDKQWLLDNPEVMEWDHETLYSRVDADGGCIIQAHPFRERSYLSAINLYPHVVHGIEVVNGENEPEFDRKAYAYAKAFNLAMTSGSDIHTTDKIGPTLKGMAFGEPLQSIADFVAAIKGHSSYHLIGEEERFEPPFINHSDLPIYLHTCSTSNRMEAESN, encoded by the coding sequence ATGGAACAATTCAGATACGAAACACATCTCCATACGAATGAGGCCAGTGCCTGTGCATTGAGCTGTGGGGCAGACTATGTACCTCTTTACCAGAAAGCAGGATACCAAGGCCTTATCGTTACCGATCATTTCTTCAATGGGAACACCTCAATACCATCTTCCTGGAGCTGGCAACGCCGGGTTGAGGCCTTCTGTAAAGGCTATGAACATGCAAAACTGCTAGGAGATCAACTTGATTTCTCAGTGTTCTTCGGCTGGGAAACATCATTTGGCAATGATGAATACCTTATTTATGGATTGGACAAACAATGGTTGTTGGATAATCCGGAGGTTATGGAATGGGATCATGAAACACTATATTCGAGGGTAGATGCTGATGGCGGATGCATTATTCAAGCACACCCATTCAGGGAACGATCCTACCTCTCGGCGATCAACCTCTACCCACACGTAGTACACGGGATAGAGGTGGTGAACGGAGAAAATGAACCGGAGTTTGACAGGAAAGCCTACGCATATGCAAAAGCGTTCAACCTGGCAATGACCAGCGGGAGCGACATCCATACCACTGACAAGATCGGCCCCACCCTCAAGGGAATGGCATTCGGTGAGCCCCTGCAATCGATCGCCGATTTTGTAGCTGCAATCAAGGGTCATTCCTCCTACCATCTTATCGGGGAGGAGGAGCGTTTTGAGCCCCCTTTTATCAACCACTCTGATTTACCGATTTACCTGCATACGTGTTCTACCAGCAATAGGATGGAAGCTGAAAGTAATTAG
- a CDS encoding ABC transporter substrate-binding protein, with translation MKLLRKQIMFMLILSLVLVTTGCTKDEQNTVQTSTVEKSEPETPLQVGMMSAVDAAPFYHALEAGYYEEEGVDVELVLFTNGQHRQTALQTQQVDGAMSDLVALITQSTSDFRLIGTLSTDGDFPLLASGPLTEGTTITAGTMEISVTNYLLDAYLGDRYDVKKVFINEIPARLEAVVSSQLDTGIFPEPFASIGALRNLEKLTFEGIPEESLNIIAFTEKAIQEKESQIAGFHRAYGRAVKDIQRDPELARTALMNAIQALPEAIRETMGLPEYHEPSLPSESFTNEIISWTEGVTGAKYSAGAKELFDTRFVNAL, from the coding sequence ATGAAACTACTTAGAAAACAAATCATGTTCATGCTCATCCTTTCCTTGGTACTCGTTACCACTGGATGTACAAAGGATGAGCAAAACACTGTGCAAACAAGCACAGTAGAAAAGTCGGAACCAGAAACCCCTCTGCAAGTTGGAATGATGAGTGCAGTTGATGCAGCCCCCTTCTACCATGCATTGGAAGCAGGTTACTACGAAGAGGAAGGGGTTGATGTTGAATTGGTACTCTTCACCAACGGCCAGCATCGCCAGACAGCACTGCAGACACAGCAGGTTGATGGAGCCATGAGTGACTTGGTAGCCCTTATCACCCAGAGCACCAGTGATTTTCGCCTGATCGGTACGCTCTCGACAGACGGAGATTTCCCCTTGCTTGCATCCGGCCCACTTACGGAGGGAACAACGATAACGGCTGGAACGATGGAAATCAGCGTGACCAACTATCTCCTTGATGCATACCTGGGAGATCGATATGACGTTAAAAAGGTGTTCATCAATGAAATTCCTGCCCGTTTGGAAGCTGTCGTCTCCTCTCAATTGGATACAGGCATCTTCCCTGAACCATTTGCCAGTATCGGGGCACTCAGGAATTTGGAGAAGCTCACATTTGAAGGGATACCGGAAGAGAGCCTGAACATCATTGCTTTCACCGAAAAGGCAATACAAGAGAAAGAAAGCCAGATTGCCGGATTTCATCGGGCATACGGTAGAGCAGTCAAGGATATCCAACGTGACCCTGAGCTTGCTCGCACTGCTCTCATGAATGCAATTCAGGCACTGCCGGAAGCAATACGTGAGACCATGGGCCTTCCTGAGTACCATGAGCCTTCCCTTCCAAGCGAATCCTTCACGAATGAGATCATCTCCTGGACTGAGGGCGTAACCGGAGCCAAGTATTCAGCAGGTGCCAAGGAACTCTTTGATACAAGGTTTGTAAACGCCTTATGA
- a CDS encoding ATP-binding cassette domain-containing protein — protein sequence MILSLTDAKLDYPKTTAFEHFSLNVKAGEMVSIIGPSGCGKTSLLYTIAGLLPLSEGTIQRAVGIEGVALMFQQDRLLPWKRVINNVLLGLPGEKTDEAEELLQSMGLGAVMQHYPHELSGGMRQRVALARALIRKPNILLLDEPLASLDEQQREMLQNDIKEYVRHHCITLILVTHSLQEAVFMGSRIVMMTNKGVSYELHNQFHGEANLRTRDEFFTMQKTLRHHMEAMQ from the coding sequence ATGATACTCTCCCTCACCGATGCCAAGCTTGACTATCCCAAGACCACTGCCTTTGAGCACTTTTCCTTGAATGTGAAGGCTGGGGAGATGGTCAGCATCATCGGTCCGAGCGGGTGTGGAAAAACCAGCCTGCTCTACACTATTGCCGGATTGTTGCCACTCTCTGAAGGAACCATACAGAGAGCTGTTGGAATTGAGGGTGTAGCCCTCATGTTCCAACAGGACCGACTTCTTCCATGGAAACGCGTCATCAACAATGTGTTGCTCGGCCTTCCTGGGGAGAAGACTGACGAGGCTGAAGAACTGCTACAGTCCATGGGGCTGGGAGCTGTGATGCAACACTATCCCCATGAGCTCAGCGGAGGGATGAGGCAGCGTGTGGCGTTGGCAAGAGCATTAATTAGGAAACCTAACATACTATTGCTTGATGAACCACTTGCAAGCCTTGATGAACAGCAGCGAGAGATGCTCCAAAATGATATCAAGGAGTATGTAAGGCACCACTGCATAACACTGATTCTTGTAACACATAGCCTTCAGGAGGCAGTATTCATGGGAAGCAGGATTGTTATGATGACTAACAAAGGGGTTTCTTACGAGTTGCATAACCAGTTCCATGGAGAAGCCAACCTTCGCACTCGTGATGAGTTCTTCACTATGCAGAAGACGTTGCGCCATCATATGGAGGCTATGCAATGA
- a CDS encoding ABC transporter permease, with product MKYLRGMLVVLVLWYIAAFFVASPVIPFPHTVFMYAIGQFIPQEMHLHLLYSLYRILSGLFIALFFAIPTGMIAGRVPALDRLISPVLYLLYPLPKIAFLPVFMVLLGIGDLSKIILISVIIYFPASVTIRDGVKEIPFEFLQLAEAYHLSRKQVLKDIIWPAILPRIFSSLRITLGISLSVLFISETYAASHGLGYSIMNYWVMAQYTGMYAAIMLLSLLGLLLYIIVDWVERLCVHPHIE from the coding sequence ATGAAGTACCTTAGAGGGATGTTAGTAGTACTTGTACTCTGGTACATAGCAGCATTCTTTGTTGCCTCGCCCGTTATCCCATTTCCCCATACTGTCTTCATGTATGCCATAGGACAATTCATCCCTCAAGAGATGCACCTGCATCTTCTCTATTCCCTTTACAGAATACTCTCGGGATTGTTCATTGCGCTCTTCTTTGCCATTCCCACAGGAATGATCGCGGGGAGAGTCCCTGCATTGGACCGACTGATCTCCCCAGTTCTCTATCTACTCTATCCACTACCAAAGATTGCTTTTCTGCCGGTGTTCATGGTATTGCTGGGTATTGGAGACCTCTCCAAGATCATCTTGATTTCCGTCATCATCTATTTCCCTGCCTCAGTAACCATACGGGATGGGGTTAAGGAAATCCCGTTTGAATTTCTCCAATTGGCAGAAGCATATCACCTAAGTAGAAAACAGGTCCTGAAAGATATCATCTGGCCCGCAATCCTGCCTCGGATATTCTCTTCCCTGCGCATCACACTGGGCATTTCTCTCTCTGTGTTATTTATCAGCGAGACCTATGCTGCATCCCATGGACTGGGGTACTCGATCATGAACTACTGGGTCATGGCCCAGTACACAGGTATGTATGCAGCGATCATGCTACTCAGTCTTCTTGGTTTGCTGCTCTACATCATTGTAGACTGGGTAGAGAGGCTTTGCGTACATCCACACATAGAATAA
- a CDS encoding HD domain-containing protein, whose product MQNTDHLIALLHEQMFNYERGNPERIAHLTKVHDYARTIGLLEGLDEETLVTLEAAALVHDIGIKVSLEKYGSSRGDLQEKEGSPLASALLTKLAFPSSMIERVVFLVGHHHTYTNIEGIDYQILVESDFLVNLQEKKTGIEAIRKVYEEIFKTKSGKQLCVEMFGI is encoded by the coding sequence ATGCAAAACACAGACCACCTCATCGCCCTGCTCCATGAACAGATGTTCAACTATGAAAGAGGTAATCCTGAACGTATTGCTCACCTAACCAAGGTCCACGACTATGCCAGGACGATTGGCTTACTTGAAGGCCTTGATGAGGAAACATTAGTAACTTTAGAAGCAGCCGCACTTGTGCATGATATTGGTATAAAGGTGTCCTTGGAAAAGTACGGGAGCAGCAGAGGTGATTTGCAGGAGAAGGAAGGATCTCCTCTTGCCAGCGCCCTCCTGACAAAGCTTGCTTTTCCCTCTTCAATGATCGAACGAGTAGTATTCTTGGTAGGGCATCACCACACCTACACAAATATCGAAGGAATCGACTACCAGATCCTCGTTGAAAGTGACTTCTTGGTTAATCTCCAAGAGAAGAAAACAGGCATTGAAGCAATTAGAAAGGTATATGAGGAGATTTTTAAGACAAAGTCAGGAAAACAGTTATGCGTGGAGATGTTTGGGATATAG
- a CDS encoding MerR family transcriptional regulator → MKDFFTIGELADLFAIDVQTLRYYDKIGLLVPSHRNHANGYRLYKFDQVYQVASIRYLKRLGYSLEQIREYLDSRTLDHTIERLQGQSSLLRQRWQELISIDSAIQRKIEFIKVQLPQVSLQEVQVKTFPDRYYLDIGSEETLYGSDVFYFHPTLVFYRENTKQFGAYLFEYTPEESEMPSIHDVSIIKGGSFLCGYHKGSYETIETAIDRIREERGEYRLADWEVNFNILDQFVERDSSRFITEIQIPIIGEE, encoded by the coding sequence ATGAAAGACTTTTTCACCATTGGGGAATTGGCAGATTTGTTTGCCATCGATGTGCAGACGTTACGCTATTATGACAAGATTGGATTGTTGGTTCCTTCCCATAGGAATCATGCAAACGGGTATCGTCTATACAAGTTTGACCAGGTCTACCAGGTAGCTTCCATTCGGTATTTGAAGCGTTTGGGGTACTCCTTGGAGCAAATCCGGGAGTATTTGGATAGCAGAACGCTCGATCATACCATTGAACGATTGCAAGGGCAGTCTTCGCTTCTGAGGCAAAGATGGCAAGAACTTATTTCCATCGATTCGGCAATCCAGCGAAAGATTGAGTTTATCAAGGTGCAGCTTCCTCAGGTGAGTCTGCAGGAGGTACAGGTGAAGACATTCCCTGACCGGTACTATCTAGATATCGGTTCAGAGGAGACTCTTTACGGATCGGATGTATTCTACTTTCACCCAACCTTGGTGTTTTATCGGGAGAATACAAAACAGTTTGGGGCGTATCTTTTCGAGTACACCCCTGAAGAATCAGAGATGCCTTCAATCCATGATGTGTCAATTATCAAGGGAGGCTCTTTTCTCTGTGGGTACCATAAGGGTTCTTACGAGACAATAGAGACAGCAATTGACAGAATCAGGGAAGAGAGAGGGGAGTATCGTCTTGCTGATTGGGAGGTCAACTTCAATATTCTTGACCAGTTTGTTGAGCGGGATAGCAGTAGATTCATCACTGAAATCCAGATTCCGATTATTGGGGAAGAGTAG
- a CDS encoding ABC transporter permease: MNPVTLTLITTFLAATIRMATPIALAGLGETVSERAGISNIGVEAIMLSGAYFSFWAMFQTSSVGLGLLAGIAGGVAASMIHAVLSIHHKADQTIAGLALNFLFLGLTSFLFLIQFGKTTTLPSIEIINRVKLPLLHRIPIIGPALFDQDPFVYMLFLCVILLLVLFYKTEWGVILKAVGENPRAADTAGIRVNMVRYGAACINGVLGGLGGAYLSTVKLGFFQENLTSGKGYIALVTVILGRRNPLGVLAAAMVIGSAEALQIRLQTMGSAIPSQVFAMFPYLVTILVLLFSIGKSQDPASLGVPYVRDKR; encoded by the coding sequence ATGAATCCTGTAACTCTTACCCTGATCACAACCTTTTTAGCGGCAACCATCCGAATGGCAACTCCTATCGCACTCGCTGGATTGGGAGAGACCGTAAGTGAACGCGCTGGGATAAGCAATATTGGAGTAGAAGCCATTATGCTCAGTGGGGCATATTTCAGCTTTTGGGCGATGTTCCAGACTTCCAGCGTAGGGCTTGGTCTGCTTGCCGGCATTGCCGGTGGTGTGGCCGCCAGCATGATCCATGCGGTACTGAGCATTCACCACAAGGCTGACCAGACAATTGCTGGCCTTGCCTTGAACTTTCTGTTTCTGGGCTTGACCAGTTTCTTGTTCCTGATTCAGTTCGGTAAGACTACCACGCTTCCTTCCATTGAAATTATCAACCGTGTAAAGCTTCCCTTACTTCACAGGATTCCTATCATTGGGCCAGCATTGTTTGACCAAGATCCTTTCGTATATATGTTGTTCCTCTGTGTGATACTGCTGTTGGTGTTGTTCTATAAAACTGAGTGGGGAGTCATTCTCAAGGCAGTGGGAGAGAACCCACGGGCTGCTGATACTGCGGGTATTAGGGTGAATATGGTTCGTTATGGGGCTGCCTGTATCAACGGGGTGCTTGGTGGCCTGGGGGGAGCCTACCTTTCAACAGTGAAACTCGGGTTCTTCCAGGAGAATCTCACCAGCGGGAAGGGGTATATTGCTTTGGTTACGGTCATTCTTGGGCGACGGAATCCTCTTGGAGTCCTGGCAGCTGCGATGGTTATTGGCTCAGCTGAAGCTCTACAGATACGACTGCAGACAATGGGCTCTGCGATTCCTTCTCAGGTGTTTGCGATGTTCCCCTACCTAGTGACAATTTTGGTACTGCTTTTCTCCATAGGAAAGAGTCAGGATCCTGCCTCCCTTGGGGTTCCGTATGTACGAGACAAGCGCTAA
- a CDS encoding ABC transporter permease: MKRSVSNLLSLTVVTGIVLGVSLLLIAMVGSSIPSSISSFIRGIVGSTYSIGEVLVRATPLMLAALGVSVGFRTGFINIGAEGQIYLGAIAITWLGMTFPSLPPVLMIFFSMLVGFLAGGLWSVIPGILKAKFGLSEIINTIMLNYIAINLVGILVRTSLKDPSYPYPMSPMLPPASYFPMLLLPTRLHAGFLLALICAILVYLLMFRTSTGFCMRAVGLNKRASVCSGISVRSHMVFSALLSGGLAGLAGVSEIAGLHHRLIEGISPSYGYLAIVVSLLGKNHPFWIILSSLGIAALQVGSMAMQRSSGVPTSIASIIMGLLVIMILARKQFFSFKEA; the protein is encoded by the coding sequence ATGAAACGGTCTGTTTCCAATCTTCTCTCGCTCACTGTGGTGACCGGTATTGTACTGGGTGTTTCACTGCTTCTGATCGCCATGGTAGGGAGCAGTATTCCCTCATCTATCTCCAGTTTTATACGGGGTATTGTGGGGTCAACGTATTCAATCGGGGAGGTCTTGGTACGAGCAACGCCCTTGATGCTTGCTGCCTTGGGTGTTTCAGTCGGGTTCCGTACCGGGTTCATCAATATTGGTGCAGAGGGTCAGATTTACCTAGGGGCAATTGCAATTACTTGGTTGGGGATGACGTTTCCTTCATTGCCTCCAGTGCTGATGATCTTTTTTTCCATGTTGGTTGGGTTTTTGGCCGGCGGACTGTGGTCCGTGATCCCTGGTATCCTTAAGGCCAAGTTTGGTCTCTCTGAGATCATCAATACCATTATGTTGAATTACATCGCCATCAACTTGGTGGGGATCTTGGTACGGACGAGTCTGAAGGATCCCTCCTATCCCTATCCAATGTCACCGATGTTGCCTCCCGCTTCCTATTTCCCTATGTTGCTTTTGCCTACACGCCTGCATGCAGGATTCCTACTCGCCCTGATTTGCGCCATTTTGGTCTACTTGCTGATGTTTAGGACGTCAACGGGGTTCTGTATGCGGGCTGTGGGCCTTAATAAACGAGCTAGTGTATGTAGCGGTATTTCTGTGAGGAGTCACATGGTATTTTCCGCATTGCTCAGTGGAGGCCTTGCTGGTTTGGCTGGGGTTAGTGAGATTGCTGGCTTACACCATCGCTTGATCGAAGGAATCAGTCCAAGCTATGGATACTTGGCTATCGTGGTTTCCCTTCTGGGAAAGAACCACCCATTTTGGATTATCCTTAGCTCGTTGGGCATCGCGGCGTTGCAGGTTGGATCGATGGCAATGCAGCGTAGTAGTGGTGTTCCTACATCTATTGCCAGTATCATCATGGGGTTGTTGGTCATTATGATTTTGGCACGGAAGCAGTTCTTTAGCTTCAAGGAGGCGTAG